ACAGCCGAACGTATCACCCGTTATCTGGTCGAACATGCCGCCGATGCGGGCTGGTGGAACGGAAAATTCCTGCGCGGTGTCAAAGAAAATGACGTGCCACTGCGCATAAGTGAACTGCCTTACTGGGTGCGTGAACATAACGAAGAAGTTCCCGCCCGCGCCTGGTCTGCCCCCAAGGTGAAGAGCAAAGCCAACTGCAAAGCCTGCCACCCCAATGCCGATGCAGGTAATTATGATGACGATTGAAGATTTTCATCGTATCTTGTCCAAAAGATACAAGTGAGGCAAATAGATGCAAACAACAGAAAAAAACCGTTTTGAGGTCCAGTCTCTGGTCATCTCTTTTGTTATCATTGCAATTTGTGAGGTCTTTTTTCTGGCGGATGTCATTGCCGATTTCTTTTCAATCGACATTGATACCACATGGTTTGATCACGATACCCTTGAACGGTTTTCCGTCCTCGCCCTCAGTTGTGCGCTGATCGTCATCGGCAGGCAAGTTTATCGCCTGTTTAAGGAACACCAGCAGGCCACAGATACCGTCGATGTGGCCTCAGGTGAACTGCTGAATGTGATTGAACGCCATTTCACCCAATGGGGCCTGTCGCCATCTGAGCGCGAAGTTGCCCTTTTGTTGATCAAAGGGCTGTCTACGCAGGAAATTGCCGATTTACGAGAAACTAAAATCGGCACGGTCAAAAGCCAAACCAGCTC
This sequence is a window from Terasakiella sp. SH-1. Protein-coding genes within it:
- a CDS encoding diheme cytochrome c, which gives rise to MFARKIAPLTLGLMALSSTNVFADERFAPIKDETVRQECGDCHMAFQPQFLPKRSWRKIMTTLDNHFGEDASLDTETAERITRYLVEHAADAGWWNGKFLRGVKENDVPLRISELPYWVREHNEEVPARAWSAPKVKSKANCKACHPNADAGNYDDD
- a CDS encoding helix-turn-helix transcriptional regulator is translated as MQTTEKNRFEVQSLVISFVIIAICEVFFLADVIADFFSIDIDTTWFDHDTLERFSVLALSCALIVIGRQVYRLFKEHQQATDTVDVASGELLNVIERHFTQWGLSPSEREVALLLIKGLSTQEIADLRETKIGTVKSQTSSIYQKASLKGRNELVAYFVEDLLAGESLTDTKPQPENS